Proteins from one Bacteroides mediterraneensis genomic window:
- a CDS encoding DMT family transporter: MNSLKGFFYGLATSVTFGLIPLFTLPLMRKGMMFDSILFYRFLFATFALGVMMKVKKESFHIELRDIPLFLLLGLFYTGSAMFLFWGYGFMGAGVATTLHFTYPVFVTLLMWVLFREKASWVTWVAILLAVYGVSELSLKGDELSFDVSGVIIVLLSAVCYASYIVAVNKSRLRDMNGRKLAFYVFIVSTVMFALKALTNQGIQPVPDAVSVGNLVLLAVVPTVISNITLVLAVQHIGGTLTSVLGAMEPVTAVCIGALIFGESFTAQEAWGIFLILVAVTLIVLTKTIQKTLSTVVRKIRPRHA, encoded by the coding sequence ATGAACAGTTTGAAAGGATTTTTCTATGGACTTGCCACTTCGGTGACATTCGGTTTGATACCCTTGTTTACCCTTCCGCTGATGCGGAAAGGGATGATGTTTGATTCCATTCTTTTCTATCGGTTCCTTTTTGCCACCTTTGCTTTGGGGGTGATGATGAAGGTGAAAAAGGAATCGTTTCATATAGAGCTGCGGGATATTCCGCTGTTTCTTTTGCTGGGATTGTTTTACACCGGTTCGGCCATGTTCTTGTTCTGGGGATATGGTTTTATGGGGGCGGGAGTGGCCACTACCCTGCATTTCACCTATCCGGTGTTCGTCACCCTGCTGATGTGGGTGCTGTTTCGTGAGAAGGCGTCTTGGGTGACATGGGTTGCCATTCTGCTGGCCGTGTACGGCGTGTCTGAACTTTCATTGAAAGGGGATGAATTGTCGTTTGATGTGTCGGGGGTGATTATCGTTCTCCTTTCGGCTGTATGCTACGCCAGTTATATTGTGGCAGTCAACAAATCCCGCCTGCGCGATATGAACGGGCGGAAACTGGCTTTTTATGTGTTTATTGTCAGCACGGTGATGTTTGCCCTGAAGGCGCTGACCAATCAAGGAATACAACCGGTGCCAGACGCCGTGTCGGTAGGGAATCTGGTGCTGTTGGCTGTAGTGCCGACCGTCATCTCCAATATCACGCTGGTGTTGGCCGTACAGCATATCGGGGGTACGCTTACCTCTGTGCTGGGAGCCATGGAGCCGGTGACGGCTGTCTGTATCGGTGCTTTGATTTTCGGTGAATCGTTTACGGCACAGGAGGCTTGGGGAATTTTTCTGATTCTGGTGGCCGTCACGTTGATTGTGCTGACCAAGACCATTCAGAAAACGTTGTCGACGGTGGTCCGTAAGATTCGTCCGCGTCATGCCTGA
- a CDS encoding citrate/2-methylcitrate synthase produces MKKEYIVYKLSECAKQACRIDNELFTKYNVKRGLRNEDGTGVLVGLTKIGNVVGYERTDQGLKPIPGKLFYRGYDLDDIAHALLREKRFGFEEVAYLLLSGELPDSEQLASFKELINDNMPLDKKTTMNIIDLEGQNIMNILARSVLEMYTFDPNPDDISRDNLMRQSIELISKFPTIIAYAYNIYRHSIHGRSLHIRHPHENLSLAENFLYMIKKDYTPLEARMLDLLLVLQAEHGGGNNSTFTVRVTSSTRTDTYSSIAAGIGSLKGPLHGGANIQVIKMFHHLKEVISDWTNVDEIDTYLTRMLNKEAYDGSGLIYGIGHAVYTISDPRAVLLKELAGELVAEKGCEKEFAFLELLEQRAIECFKKVKGTKKQVCSNVDFYSGFIYEMMGLPHEIYTPLFAMARIVGWTAHRIEELNFEGRRIIRPAYKNVLEEVDYKPIKDR; encoded by the coding sequence ATGAAAAAGGAATATATCGTTTACAAGCTTTCCGAATGTGCCAAGCAGGCATGCCGTATAGACAATGAACTGTTTACCAAATACAATGTGAAGCGTGGCCTTCGTAATGAAGACGGTACGGGAGTACTGGTGGGACTGACGAAGATTGGTAATGTGGTAGGGTATGAACGTACCGACCAGGGACTGAAACCGATTCCGGGCAAGTTGTTTTATCGTGGATACGACTTGGACGACATCGCCCATGCGCTGTTGCGTGAGAAACGTTTCGGCTTTGAGGAAGTGGCTTATCTGTTGCTTTCGGGAGAACTCCCGGACAGTGAGCAGCTGGCTTCGTTCAAGGAGCTGATTAACGACAACATGCCGCTCGACAAGAAGACCACGATGAACATCATCGACCTGGAGGGACAGAACATCATGAACATCCTGGCCCGCAGTGTGCTGGAGATGTATACGTTCGACCCGAATCCGGATGACATCTCACGCGACAACCTGATGCGTCAGTCCATTGAGCTGATTTCCAAGTTCCCGACCATCATTGCGTATGCTTATAACATTTATCGTCACAGCATACACGGACGTTCCTTGCATATCCGTCACCCGCACGAGAACCTGTCGCTGGCCGAGAACTTCCTTTATATGATTAAAAAGGACTATACGCCGCTGGAAGCCCGTATGCTCGACTTGCTGTTGGTGTTGCAGGCTGAACACGGAGGTGGTAACAACTCTACGTTTACAGTACGCGTCACCAGCTCTACCCGTACGGATACCTATTCCAGCATCGCCGCCGGTATCGGTTCTTTGAAAGGTCCGTTACATGGAGGAGCCAATATTCAGGTGATCAAGATGTTCCATCACTTGAAGGAGGTGATTTCCGATTGGACGAACGTGGATGAGATTGATACGTATCTGACCCGTATGTTGAATAAGGAGGCATACGACGGCAGCGGACTGATTTACGGTATCGGTCATGCGGTGTACACCATTTCCGACCCGCGTGCGGTCTTGCTGAAGGAACTGGCCGGCGAGCTGGTGGCAGAAAAGGGATGCGAAAAGGAATTTGCTTTCCTGGAACTGTTGGAACAGCGTGCCATAGAATGTTTCAAGAAGGTGAAAGGCACCAAGAAGCAGGTATGTTCGAACGTGGACTTCTATTCGGGATTTATCTACGAAATGATGGGATTGCCGCATGAAATCTATACCCCGCTGTTTGCCATGGCCCGTATCGTAGGATGGACGGCACACCGCATTGAGGAGCTGAACTTCGAAGGTCGCCGCATCATCCGTCCGGCCTACAAGAACGTGCTGGAGGAAGTGGACTACAAGCCGATAAAAGACCGCTGA
- the icd gene encoding NADP-dependent isocitrate dehydrogenase, whose protein sequence is MSNSKMYMEDGKLMVPDNVVVPFIEGDGVGAEITPVCQKIVNAAVELAYVGKRSIEWKEVLAGGKAFEKTGEWLPQATLDAFKEYLVGIKGPLTTPVGGGIRSLNVALRQTLDLYVCLRPVRWFKGVVSPVKEPHKVNMYIFRENTEDIYAGIEWEQGTPEAQKFYKFLHDEMGVTKVRFPETSSFGVKPVSKEGTQRLVRAAIQFALDNGLPSVTLVHKGNIMKFTEGGFKRWGYEVAETEFKDRTFTMNEYDRLKKDLGEESAKAAVAKAINEGKLVVKDCIADAFLQNTLLLPEEYSVIATLNLNGDYISDQLAAMVGGIGIAPGANINYQTGHAIFEATHGTAPNIAGQDVVNPCSLLLSSVMMLEYMGWKEAAQLIVNALEKAFSNGEATADLARFMPKGNALGTKDFGQRIVELL, encoded by the coding sequence ATGAGTAACAGCAAGATGTATATGGAAGACGGGAAACTGATGGTTCCCGACAATGTAGTGGTTCCTTTTATCGAAGGAGATGGAGTAGGCGCTGAAATTACGCCGGTATGTCAGAAAATTGTCAATGCGGCGGTAGAACTGGCCTACGTGGGCAAGCGAAGCATTGAATGGAAAGAAGTGCTGGCAGGGGGTAAGGCGTTTGAAAAGACAGGTGAATGGTTGCCGCAAGCTACGTTGGATGCATTCAAGGAATACCTGGTGGGTATCAAGGGGCCGCTCACTACTCCGGTAGGCGGAGGTATCCGTTCGTTGAATGTGGCACTGCGCCAGACGCTCGACTTGTATGTCTGTCTGCGTCCGGTACGCTGGTTCAAAGGAGTGGTTTCTCCGGTGAAAGAGCCTCATAAGGTGAACATGTATATTTTCCGTGAAAATACAGAGGATATTTATGCCGGTATCGAGTGGGAACAGGGCACTCCGGAAGCGCAGAAGTTCTATAAATTCCTGCACGACGAGATGGGCGTCACCAAGGTACGTTTCCCGGAAACTTCTTCATTCGGTGTGAAACCGGTATCGAAGGAAGGAACACAGCGGTTGGTACGTGCGGCTATCCAGTTTGCACTGGACAACGGACTGCCTTCAGTGACACTGGTACATAAAGGAAACATCATGAAGTTTACCGAGGGAGGCTTCAAACGCTGGGGATACGAAGTGGCTGAAACGGAATTCAAGGACCGTACTTTCACCATGAACGAGTATGACCGTCTGAAGAAAGACCTGGGCGAGGAATCTGCCAAGGCTGCCGTAGCCAAGGCCATCAATGAAGGCAAACTGGTGGTGAAGGATTGCATTGCCGATGCGTTCCTGCAGAATACGCTGTTGCTGCCGGAAGAATATTCCGTGATTGCGACATTGAACCTGAACGGAGACTATATATCCGACCAGCTGGCTGCCATGGTGGGTGGTATCGGTATCGCACCGGGTGCCAATATCAATTACCAGACCGGACATGCTATTTTTGAGGCTACTCACGGCACGGCGCCGAACATTGCCGGACAGGATGTGGTCAATCCTTGCTCCCTGTTGTTGTCGTCGGTGATGATGCTGGAATACATGGGCTGGAAAGAAGCTGCCCAGCTGATTGTGAATGCATTGGAAAAAGCATTCTCCAACGGAGAAGCCACGGCCGACCTGGCCCGTTTCATGCCGAAAGGAAACGCACTGGGAACAAAGGATTTTGGACAGCGAATCGTCGAACTGCTGTAA
- a CDS encoding aconitate hydratase yields the protein MIYDMEMQKTFYASYAEKVGKARKKLGRAMTLAEKILYAHLYDEHMMAPFRRGEEYVNFRPDRVAMQDATAQMALLQFMNAGKSVSAVPATVHCDHLIQAYKGVEEDLPSACTTNKEVYDFLKSVASKYGIGFWKPGAGIIHQVVLENYAFPGGMMVGTDSHTPNAGGLGMIAIGVGGADAVDVMTGMEWELKMPKLIGVKLTGKLNGWASPKDVILKLAGILTVKGGTNAIIEYFGEGTHSLSATGKATICNMGAEVGATTSVFPYDEEMKRYLCATGREEIALLAEANAADLQADAEVAQCPEKYYDRLIEIDLSALEPYVNGPFTPDAACPISEFAARVKKEGFPQKMEVGLIGSCTNSSYQDLSRAASVARQVKAKGLKMQASLIINPGSEQVYCTAQRDGMIEDLKSIGGVVMTNACGPCIGQWKRVTDDPLRANSIVTSFNRNFAKRADGNPNTHAFIASPEIAVAFAIAGDLCFNPLTDTLKNEKGEAVKLDPPTGDTLPLKGFTVDDNGYVAPSADGGKVEVTIQPDSQRLQKLEPFASWNGEDFLELPLLIKTQGKCTTDHISMAGPWLRFRGHLENISDNMLMGAVNAFNGKTNCVWNQLTGEYEAVSAVAKQYKAKGMGSIVVAEENYGEGSSREHAAMEPRFLNVRVILAKSFARIHETNLKKQGMLALTFADKNDYDKVREHDRISILGLQHFAPGHPLYAVLTHDDGTTETFEVLHTYNEMQINWFKAGSALNTFKK from the coding sequence ATGATTTATGACATGGAAATGCAGAAGACGTTCTATGCGTCGTATGCGGAAAAAGTAGGAAAAGCCCGGAAAAAACTGGGACGTGCCATGACCTTGGCCGAGAAAATATTGTATGCCCATTTGTACGACGAGCACATGATGGCTCCGTTTCGTCGGGGAGAAGAGTATGTCAATTTCCGTCCCGACCGGGTAGCCATGCAGGATGCTACGGCACAGATGGCATTGCTGCAGTTTATGAATGCCGGGAAATCTGTATCGGCAGTGCCTGCCACTGTACATTGCGACCATTTGATTCAAGCATATAAAGGAGTGGAAGAAGATTTGCCTTCCGCTTGTACCACGAATAAAGAAGTCTATGACTTTTTGAAAAGTGTGGCTTCGAAATACGGCATCGGCTTCTGGAAGCCGGGAGCAGGAATCATCCATCAGGTGGTGCTTGAAAACTATGCATTCCCGGGCGGAATGATGGTGGGTACCGATTCTCATACGCCGAATGCAGGTGGCTTGGGAATGATTGCCATCGGCGTAGGCGGTGCCGACGCGGTAGACGTGATGACCGGCATGGAATGGGAACTGAAGATGCCGAAACTGATTGGCGTGAAGCTGACCGGTAAACTGAACGGTTGGGCTTCGCCGAAGGATGTGATTCTGAAGCTGGCAGGCATTCTGACCGTAAAAGGTGGCACCAATGCCATCATCGAATATTTTGGAGAAGGTACGCATTCGTTGTCGGCTACTGGGAAGGCTACCATCTGTAACATGGGAGCGGAAGTGGGAGCCACGACTTCGGTTTTCCCGTACGATGAGGAAATGAAACGCTACTTGTGTGCGACCGGTCGTGAGGAGATTGCTTTACTGGCTGAGGCCAATGCAGCCGACTTGCAGGCGGATGCGGAAGTGGCACAGTGTCCGGAGAAATATTACGACCGGTTGATTGAAATCGACCTTTCGGCTTTGGAACCCTATGTGAACGGTCCGTTCACCCCCGATGCGGCTTGTCCGATTTCGGAATTTGCGGCCCGTGTGAAGAAGGAAGGTTTCCCGCAGAAGATGGAAGTAGGACTGATTGGCTCCTGCACCAACTCCTCTTATCAGGATTTGAGCCGTGCGGCTTCGGTAGCCCGTCAGGTAAAGGCCAAGGGACTGAAGATGCAGGCTTCGCTGATTATCAATCCGGGTTCGGAGCAGGTGTATTGCACGGCACAGCGCGACGGCATGATTGAAGACCTGAAGAGTATCGGTGGCGTGGTGATGACCAATGCCTGTGGTCCTTGTATCGGCCAGTGGAAGCGTGTGACCGACGACCCGTTGCGGGCCAATTCCATCGTGACTTCATTCAACCGTAACTTTGCCAAACGTGCCGACGGGAATCCGAATACGCATGCGTTCATCGCTTCACCGGAAATTGCAGTCGCTTTTGCCATTGCCGGTGACTTGTGCTTCAATCCGCTGACAGATACCCTGAAGAATGAAAAGGGCGAGGCGGTGAAACTGGATCCTCCCACAGGAGATACTTTACCTTTGAAAGGCTTTACGGTGGATGACAACGGGTATGTGGCTCCTTCGGCTGACGGAGGAAAAGTGGAAGTCACCATTCAGCCGGATTCACAGCGCTTGCAGAAACTGGAACCGTTTGCTTCATGGAACGGTGAAGACTTCCTGGAATTGCCGCTGCTGATTAAAACGCAGGGAAAATGTACGACCGACCATATTTCGATGGCCGGACCGTGGTTGCGTTTCCGTGGGCATTTGGAAAATATTTCCGATAACATGCTGATGGGCGCAGTTAATGCGTTCAACGGCAAGACGAACTGCGTATGGAACCAGCTGACGGGCGAGTATGAGGCGGTTTCTGCCGTGGCCAAGCAGTACAAGGCCAAGGGCATGGGCTCTATCGTTGTGGCGGAAGAAAACTATGGAGAAGGCTCCAGCCGGGAACATGCTGCCATGGAACCGCGTTTCCTGAACGTGCGGGTGATTCTGGCCAAGAGTTTTGCCCGTATTCATGAAACCAACCTGAAGAAACAGGGTATGCTGGCACTGACTTTTGCCGACAAGAACGATTACGACAAGGTGCGTGAACACGACCGGATTTCCATCCTGGGATTGCAGCATTTTGCACCGGGACATCCGCTATATGCTGTATTGACGCACGATGACGGCACGACGGAGACTTTCGAGGTGCTTCACACCTATAATGAAATGCAAATTAACTGGTTCAAAGCAGGTTCTGCCTTGAACACCTTTAAAAAATAA
- a CDS encoding DUF3575 domain-containing protein produces the protein MYRKLLYRVLLLCLLTMSSLSLVGQNVAFKTNIFYWGIITPNAGMEFSLSKKVTFELFAAYNPWTFKDNKKMRFWLVQPEVKYWLCEKFEGHFLGLHLHGAQFFGGFKDTRYDGYLSGGGISYGYDWILSPYWNLEVSFGVGYARLWYDKSPRIYCEKCRIPERKNYFGPTKAAVSLIYTF, from the coding sequence ATGTATAGAAAATTGTTATATCGTGTATTGCTTTTATGCTTGCTGACTATGTCATCTCTTTCTTTGGTGGGACAAAATGTAGCATTTAAAACCAATATTTTTTATTGGGGGATTATTACGCCTAATGCAGGTATGGAGTTTTCTCTAAGTAAGAAAGTAACTTTTGAACTTTTTGCAGCATACAATCCGTGGACTTTTAAGGACAATAAGAAAATGCGTTTCTGGCTGGTGCAGCCCGAAGTGAAATACTGGCTCTGCGAGAAGTTTGAAGGACATTTTCTCGGCCTGCATTTGCATGGTGCCCAGTTCTTCGGCGGCTTTAAAGATACCCGTTACGATGGTTATTTGTCCGGCGGTGGAATTTCTTATGGCTATGACTGGATACTTTCACCTTATTGGAATTTGGAAGTCTCTTTTGGAGTGGGATATGCGCGCCTCTGGTATGATAAAAGCCCTCGTATTTATTGTGAGAAATGTAGAATACCTGAACGGAAGAACTATTTTGGACCGACAAAAGCGGCAGTTTCACTGATTTATACCTTTTAA
- a CDS encoding AraC family transcriptional regulator: MRKGSLYFCFSLLLLSCLFFSCTQKKRENEKGEKEIQVRFDSIYHFIVNSRLMSHEKMDTCLALCDELTSVSPFLLAPRQLRLWNNSFSLSASYYLDNNEPKKALELLQRGIAVADSLGDKACLNRATNLLALIYSNWNLDKEANSLFDKMLVVSDKSDALTMGNIYLAKALHLAYTMKYDSAAYYVSLIDRLHIKKEDMLPGSYKSVDYSIRFLKGWYLTETPDSLRRAIELLQGLYDEYSSYKEQAVSFESVCFRLGRAYDLAGDRERAIRYYNEAKHIIMESKPAPHLYEVASPLMDIFLKYDDMKSAVEFLPAWKTISERYSDNQLRGMLAYYSIKLDVVAKEKELIKTEDMLFRKRIQVIGLSLLVILLMVLVVWGIIYWRDKKRQLHVLFETLMRRYIEWREINLYLANHYSMVQTRLLVTSETDEKESLFPENGEKGLDNNDFYYKLYHRVLLVMKNEQPFLNPDLTLSSLAQMLMTNRTYLSVAINRVTGVNFSVWLAEYRVNYAIDLMNKSEADNMDLLVYEKAGFSSRSTFYRQFKQITGLSPKQYLKRRTR; encoded by the coding sequence ATGAGGAAAGGGTCATTGTATTTTTGTTTTTCACTGTTGTTATTGAGTTGTTTATTCTTTTCTTGTACGCAAAAGAAAAGGGAAAATGAAAAGGGGGAAAAAGAAATACAAGTTCGTTTTGATAGTATTTATCATTTCATTGTTAATAGTAGGCTAATGTCGCATGAGAAGATGGATACTTGTTTGGCTTTGTGCGATGAGTTGACTTCTGTCTCTCCTTTTTTGCTTGCACCCCGGCAGTTAAGATTGTGGAATAACAGTTTTTCTCTTTCAGCCTCCTATTATTTGGATAATAATGAGCCTAAGAAAGCACTTGAATTGCTTCAGCGTGGTATAGCTGTTGCAGATTCATTGGGTGATAAAGCTTGTTTGAATCGTGCGACTAATCTGCTGGCGCTGATTTATTCCAATTGGAATTTAGACAAGGAAGCCAATTCTTTGTTTGATAAAATGCTTGTTGTTTCAGATAAAAGTGATGCGTTGACAATGGGAAATATCTATTTGGCCAAAGCATTGCATCTGGCGTATACTATGAAATACGATTCTGCTGCCTATTATGTTTCTTTAATAGACCGTTTACATATTAAGAAGGAAGATATGTTGCCGGGTTCATACAAATCGGTTGACTACTCTATCCGTTTTCTGAAAGGATGGTATCTGACAGAAACTCCAGATTCTTTGCGTCGTGCGATAGAATTACTCCAAGGCTTGTATGATGAATATTCTTCTTATAAAGAACAGGCTGTATCTTTTGAAAGTGTCTGTTTCCGGTTGGGTAGAGCCTATGATTTAGCTGGAGATAGGGAAAGAGCCATACGTTATTACAATGAGGCTAAACATATAATAATGGAATCCAAGCCTGCCCCACATTTATATGAGGTAGCATCACCGCTTATGGACATTTTCCTGAAATATGATGACATGAAGAGTGCTGTGGAGTTCTTGCCGGCATGGAAAACCATATCAGAACGATATTCTGATAATCAGTTGAGGGGAATGTTGGCGTATTATTCTATAAAACTGGATGTAGTGGCAAAGGAAAAGGAACTTATCAAAACAGAGGATATGCTTTTTAGAAAACGCATACAGGTGATAGGGCTTAGCTTACTGGTTATATTGCTGATGGTACTTGTGGTGTGGGGTATCATTTATTGGAGAGATAAAAAACGTCAGTTGCATGTATTGTTCGAAACCTTGATGCGGCGTTATATCGAATGGCGTGAAATCAACTTGTATTTAGCGAATCATTATTCTATGGTACAGACTCGTCTTCTGGTTACTTCTGAAACTGATGAAAAAGAGTCTCTCTTTCCGGAAAATGGAGAAAAAGGATTGGATAACAATGACTTTTATTATAAATTATATCATCGTGTGTTGCTGGTGATGAAAAATGAGCAACCGTTTTTAAACCCAGACCTGACACTCTCATCATTAGCTCAAATGCTCATGACGAACCGTACGTATTTATCTGTCGCCATTAATCGGGTGACAGGAGTGAATTTTAGTGTATGGTTGGCAGAATATCGAGTAAATTATGCTATTGATTTAATGAACAAGTCAGAGGCGGATAATATGGATTTGCTTGTTTATGAAAAGGCAGGTTTTAGTTCACGTTCTACTTTCTATCGGCAATTTAAGCAAATAACAGGTCTTTCGCCTAAGCAGTATCTAAAGCGTAGGACACGCTGA
- a CDS encoding sodium-translocating pyrophosphatase, whose product METSLFWLIPAASMLALALAGYFYRQMKQESEGTPAMTRIASYVRQGAMSYLKQQYKIVTIVFIALAVLFAVMAYGFNLQNHWVPVAFLTGGFFSGLSGYLGMKTATYASARTANAARNSLNKGLKVAFRSGAVMGLVVVGLGLFDISFWYLLLEQCIPEDALNPTAKLCIITTTMLTFGMGASTQALFARVGGGIYTKAADVGADLVGKVEAGIPEDDPRNPATIADNVGDNVGDVAGMGADLYESYCGSILATAALGAAAYIGTGDTVMQFKAVIAPMLIAAVGILLSIIGIFAVRTKEDAGMRELLRALSTGTNLSAGLIVIATFAILWLLQLENWLYISCAVVIGLVVGVIIGQSTEFYTSQSYKPTRKLAESGKTGPATVIISGIGLGMVSTTIPVIAVVAGIILSYWLASGFDFTNISMGLYGIGIAAVGMLSTLGITLATDAYGPIADNAGGNAEMSGLGEEVRKRTDALDSLGNTTAATGKGFAIGSAALTGLALLASYIEEIRIGLERIGTTVLELSNGLEVVIHEAGFTDFMMYYDVTLMNPKVLSGMFIGSMMAFLFCGLTMNAVGRAAAHMVEEVRRQFREIKGILEGKAEPDYARCVQISTLGAQKEMVFPSLLAIIAPIVTGLLFGVPGVIGLLIGGLSSGFILAIFMANSGGAWDNAKKYVEEGNFGGKGSEVHRATVVGDTVGDPFKDTSGPSLNILIKLMSMVAIVMAGLTVSWSLF is encoded by the coding sequence ATGGAAACATCCCTCTTCTGGCTGATACCGGCCGCATCGATGCTGGCATTGGCACTTGCCGGATATTTCTACCGGCAGATGAAACAGGAAAGCGAAGGAACTCCTGCCATGACACGCATCGCCTCGTACGTGCGGCAAGGAGCCATGTCGTACCTGAAACAGCAATATAAAATCGTCACTATCGTGTTTATCGCTCTGGCGGTGCTGTTTGCCGTCATGGCCTACGGGTTCAACCTGCAAAACCACTGGGTGCCTGTGGCCTTCCTGACGGGAGGATTCTTTTCCGGCCTGTCGGGCTACCTGGGTATGAAAACGGCTACCTACGCTTCTGCACGCACAGCAAATGCGGCCCGGAACTCCCTGAACAAAGGCCTGAAAGTGGCGTTCCGCAGCGGAGCCGTCATGGGCCTGGTAGTGGTCGGACTGGGATTGTTCGACATTTCTTTCTGGTATCTGTTGCTGGAGCAATGCATCCCGGAAGATGCCCTGAATCCGACCGCCAAACTGTGCATCATTACCACCACCATGCTAACCTTCGGTATGGGAGCCTCCACACAGGCCCTCTTTGCCCGTGTAGGAGGAGGCATTTACACGAAGGCAGCCGACGTGGGAGCCGACCTGGTGGGGAAAGTGGAAGCGGGTATCCCAGAAGACGACCCGCGTAACCCGGCGACCATTGCCGACAACGTGGGCGACAATGTGGGCGATGTGGCCGGAATGGGAGCCGACCTCTATGAATCTTATTGCGGTTCCATTCTGGCCACAGCGGCCTTGGGAGCGGCGGCCTACATCGGGACCGGCGATACGGTCATGCAGTTCAAGGCAGTCATTGCCCCGATGTTGATTGCAGCAGTCGGTATCCTCTTGTCCATCATCGGTATTTTTGCCGTACGTACCAAAGAAGACGCGGGTATGAGGGAACTGCTCCGGGCCTTGTCAACGGGCACCAACCTCAGCGCGGGACTGATTGTCATCGCTACGTTCGCGATTCTTTGGCTGTTGCAGCTGGAAAACTGGCTCTACATCTCCTGTGCCGTTGTCATCGGACTGGTGGTAGGGGTCATCATCGGGCAATCGACGGAATTCTATACCTCTCAATCCTACAAGCCGACCCGGAAACTGGCGGAAAGCGGAAAAACCGGACCGGCTACGGTCATCATCTCGGGTATCGGACTGGGCATGGTATCTACCACGATTCCGGTCATTGCCGTCGTAGCCGGCATCATCCTGTCCTACTGGCTGGCCTCGGGATTTGACTTCACGAACATCAGTATGGGACTCTACGGCATCGGCATTGCAGCGGTGGGCATGTTGTCCACCTTAGGCATTACGTTGGCTACAGACGCGTATGGTCCGATAGCCGACAACGCCGGAGGCAATGCCGAGATGAGTGGCCTGGGAGAAGAAGTACGTAAACGGACCGATGCGCTGGATTCCTTGGGAAATACCACGGCAGCCACTGGAAAAGGATTTGCCATCGGCTCGGCTGCCCTGACCGGACTGGCACTGCTGGCTTCTTACATCGAAGAAATTCGTATCGGATTGGAACGTATCGGTACTACAGTACTGGAACTTTCCAACGGACTGGAAGTAGTCATTCACGAAGCCGGATTCACGGATTTCATGATGTACTACGATGTCACACTGATGAATCCGAAAGTGCTGTCCGGAATGTTTATCGGCAGCATGATGGCCTTTCTGTTCTGCGGACTGACCATGAATGCGGTGGGCAGAGCAGCAGCCCACATGGTAGAAGAAGTGCGCCGGCAGTTCCGTGAAATCAAAGGGATTCTGGAAGGCAAAGCGGAACCGGATTATGCCCGTTGCGTACAAATCTCCACACTGGGTGCCCAGAAAGAAATGGTGTTCCCTTCCCTATTGGCCATCATCGCTCCCATTGTGACGGGACTGCTGTTCGGGGTACCGGGCGTCATCGGACTGCTGATAGGAGGATTGTCATCGGGCTTTATCCTGGCCATCTTCATGGCTAACTCCGGCGGTGCCTGGGACAATGCGAAGAAATACGTGGAAGAAGGTAACTTTGGCGGGAAAGGCAGCGAAGTACACCGGGCCACCGTGGTAGGCGATACGGTAGGCGACCCGTTCAAGGACACTTCCGGTCCGAGCCTGAACATCCTCATCAAACTGATGAGCATGGTGGCCATCGTCATGGCCGGACTGACCGTCTCCTGGAGCTTGTTCTAA